The genomic window CAAATATTAATACCAATGTTCTCGCTCTTTCAACAATACTTTCATCAAATTTAGGTTTAAATAATAAATAAGGGAGATATGCAAATAAAGCAGTAGCTAATGCAATATAAATATCTTGAGGATTTACTAAAGCATTTGGTATTTTATTTAACATAACATCTCTCATTATACCACCACCAACTGACGTTATTATTGCAAGTAAGCTCACACCAAATAGATCATGATCATGTTTTATACCTTTAAATACACCTGACAATGCAAATGAAATTATACCTAATAAATTAGCTAAATAAATAAATGTATTAAATTCCATATTATTTAAATTTAGTTGAAATATTATCAACTAAAAATCTCCTTACTTTCAATTTTGCAACGGGATCTTTAAGCATTTTAAACATCACTCTTCCCATAATTAATACATCATACATACTGTTATGTAATTCATTTTCATCTAAAGGTATATTATAATAATTTGCACATTCCATTAACTTTGGCCATTTATATTTTGAAAATCCAGTTAAGTTTGGAACCTTAACAATCTCTATATTCTCTATCATAGTATCAAATTGATATTTTAAATTAAAAGGTATAAATTGTCTATCAAATCTAATATTGTGAGCTACAAAATGTTCTGCATTATCACAAAAGATATAAAAATTATCAATATCCTCTTTAAAAGTTTTTGGATATTCTATAGAAGACATTGCTCTTCTTCTCTCTATTTCTTCATCATATAAACCATTTACTTTTAAGGCATCTAGATTTGGTTGTTCACCTTCATTTCTAAAGTAAAATCTATCAAATTCATCTAATTTTATCATTTTATTACTTTCTGTATCAAAAGTAACTTTCATTGCTGAAATTGATAAAACAGAATTTAAAGGAGTAACTCCATTAGTTTCTACATCAAAAAAAATAACTTTTTTTATCATAAAGTTCACCCTTAATCATTTAGTTTAAGCACTGATAAGAATGCTTCTTGAGGTATTTCAACGTTTCCAATTGCCTTCATACGTTTTTTACCTTCTTTTTGTTTTTCTAATAATTTTTTCTTACGAGTAATATCTCCACCATAACATTTAGCTAATACATTTTTTCTTAAAGCTTTAACAGTTTCTCTTGCAATAACTTTAGTTCCTAATGCAGCTTGTAAAGGTATTTCAAATTGTTGTCTAGGAATTACTTCTTTTAATTTTTCAACTATAGATCTTCCTCTATAATATGCATTATCGCTATGGGCTATAAACGAGAATGCATCTACAGCTTGTCCACTTACTAATATATCTATCTTAACAAGGTTTGATTCTCTAAATCCTATCATCTCATACTCAAATGAAGCATAACCTTTTGTTCTTGATTTTAATTTATCATAAAAATCAATAACTATTTCAGCAAGTGGTAAATCGTACACTATCATAGATCTATTTTCATCTAAGAAACTCATGTTAACAAAAGTACCACGTTTTTCTTGGCATAATTCCATAACATTTCCTACATAATCTTTAGGTGCAATTATTGTCCCTTTAATATATGGTTCTTCAATATGTTTTCTACCTTCTGGAAATTCAGCAGGGTTATCAATCACCAGCATATTATTTGTACCTTCAACTGTAACATGATACTCAACTGAAGGTGCAGTTGATATTAAATCAATACCAAATTCTCTTCTTAATCTTTCAACAATTATTTCCATGTGTAATAATCCTAAGAAACCACAACGGAATCCAAATCCTAATGCTAATGAAGTTTCTGGTTCATATGTTAAAGAAGCATCATTAAGTTGTAATTTTTCTAAAGCTTCTCTTAAATCTTCGTAATCATCTGTTGATATTGGATAAACTCCTGCAAAAACCATACTTTGTGCAGGTCTATATCCATCTAATGCAAATTCTGTTGGATTTTTAACTGTAGTTATTGTATCTCCAACTTGTGTATCTTTAATTGACTTAATACCAGTAATTATATATCCAACTGACCCTGCATCTAATTCTTCTCTTTCTTTCATTTTAGGTGAAAATACTCCAACTTCTAAAACTTCAAATTCCTTACCTGT from Streptobacillus canis includes these protein-coding regions:
- the lepA gene encoding translation elongation factor 4, which codes for MSDRRLKRNFSIIAHIDHGKSTIADRLLEMTGTVSQREMKEQLLDSMDLEREKGITIKAQAVTLNYNAKDGNVYELNLIDTPGHVDFIYEVSRSLAACDGALLVVDAAQGIEAQTLANVYLALENDLEILPVINKIDLPSADPDKVMLEIEDVIGLPTDNSVLVSGKTGFGIDDLLEGIVAHIPEPQGDATKPLKALIFDSHYDDFRGVITYIRVLDGSIKKGEKIKIMSTGKEFEVLEVGVFSPKMKEREELDAGSVGYIITGIKSIKDTQVGDTITTVKNPTEFALDGYRPAQSMVFAGVYPISTDDYEDLREALEKLQLNDASLTYEPETSLALGFGFRCGFLGLLHMEIIVERLRREFGIDLISTAPSVEYHVTVEGTNNMLVIDNPAEFPEGRKHIEEPYIKGTIIAPKDYVGNVMELCQEKRGTFVNMSFLDENRSMIVYDLPLAEIVIDFYDKLKSRTKGYASFEYEMIGFRESNLVKIDILVSGQAVDAFSFIAHSDNAYYRGRSIVEKLKEVIPRQQFEIPLQAALGTKVIARETVKALRKNVLAKCYGGDITRKKKLLEKQKEGKKRMKAIGNVEIPQEAFLSVLKLND
- a CDS encoding trimeric intracellular cation channel family protein, with translation MIIFQLNLNNMEFNTFIYLANLLGIISFALSGVFKGIKHDHDLFGVSLLAIITSVGGGIMRDVMLNKIPNALVNPQDIYIALATALFAYLPYLLFKPKFDESIVERARTLVLIFDAVGLSLFISIGANIALHNNLNTMGIVIMATITSVGGGVLRDILANETPFILKEDIYAILCVIAGFFYKIMIVDLKITEIQTTTIIFFVVLIIRLFVIKNKLNLPK
- a CDS encoding 3'-5' exonuclease codes for the protein MIKKVIFFDVETNGVTPLNSVLSISAMKVTFDTESNKMIKLDEFDRFYFRNEGEQPNLDALKVNGLYDEEIERRRAMSSIEYPKTFKEDIDNFYIFCDNAEHFVAHNIRFDRQFIPFNLKYQFDTMIENIEIVKVPNLTGFSKYKWPKLMECANYYNIPLDENELHNSMYDVLIMGRVMFKMLKDPVAKLKVRRFLVDNISTKFK